The following proteins come from a genomic window of Campylobacter concisus:
- a CDS encoding TolC family protein, giving the protein MKFLSLALVFVLSGCAVKNTDENYKQILLEDNASGELNLNTSWWKQYQQSYLDELVELALKNNTDLAKAAINVNKALAQAGILEANLIPSFNAGIEVSSNKNIKEGGASSRSFGSSIGLSYELNLWQKLANSKDAAMFEADATKFDLEASKLSVINSVADAYFQILYLNESIKTYEQILEIYNELNEIVGLKFELGKEEALSLKQINSQLLSAQNKIESAKKELVTAKETLRNLLNERPEFELKFEGLTLSPVKKVGVDLDVPTSAIANRPDLRAAIYRIEEGILNYKASQKEFYPSITLGASLKSSTDKKEEAFSLKFLNGNIALNLPFLNYHKLKSNLKVSEANFELAKLNYISTLKSALNEIDAFYKGYLNDEALLANYQEQIKNYEEISKIYEIKYSYGKVELKQFLEAKNSELEAKIGLLKAKYILLQDELNIYKAMAGKFNR; this is encoded by the coding sequence ATGAAATTTCTAAGCTTAGCTTTAGTGTTTGTTTTAAGCGGATGCGCTGTTAAAAATACAGATGAAAACTATAAACAAATTTTACTTGAAGATAATGCCAGTGGCGAGCTAAATTTAAACACATCTTGGTGGAAGCAGTATCAGCAAAGCTATCTTGATGAGCTTGTAGAACTTGCGCTTAAAAATAACACCGATCTTGCAAAAGCAGCGATAAATGTAAATAAAGCACTCGCTCAAGCTGGAATTTTGGAGGCAAATCTCATCCCAAGCTTTAACGCTGGCATTGAGGTATCAAGTAACAAAAATATAAAAGAGGGTGGTGCTTCTAGCAGAAGTTTTGGTTCAAGCATAGGGCTTAGCTACGAGCTTAACCTTTGGCAAAAGCTAGCAAATAGCAAAGATGCAGCAATGTTTGAGGCAGATGCTACTAAATTTGATCTAGAAGCTAGCAAGCTAAGCGTCATAAACTCCGTGGCAGACGCCTATTTTCAAATCTTATATCTAAATGAGAGCATTAAAACTTATGAGCAAATTTTAGAAATTTACAATGAACTAAATGAGATAGTCGGGCTTAAATTTGAGCTTGGCAAAGAGGAGGCGCTAAGCCTAAAACAGATAAACTCGCAGCTTTTAAGCGCTCAAAATAAGATAGAAAGCGCCAAAAAGGAGCTTGTGACCGCCAAAGAAACGCTTAGAAATTTGCTAAATGAGAGGCCAGAATTTGAGCTTAAATTTGAAGGCCTCACACTAAGTCCTGTTAAAAAAGTGGGCGTTGATCTAGATGTGCCAACAAGCGCCATAGCAAACCGCCCTGATCTAAGAGCGGCCATTTACCGCATAGAAGAGGGCATCTTAAACTACAAAGCGAGCCAAAAAGAGTTTTATCCAAGCATCACGCTAGGAGCCAGCCTTAAAAGCAGCACCGACAAAAAAGAGGAAGCCTTTAGCCTTAAATTTCTAAATGGCAACATAGCTCTGAATTTACCATTTTTAAACTATCACAAGTTAAAGTCAAATTTAAAGGTTAGTGAGGCAAATTTCGAGCTTGCAAAGCTAAACTACATAAGCACTCTAAAGAGCGCATTAAACGAGATAGACGCATTTTACAAAGGCTACCTAAACGACGAAGCGCTACTTGCTAACTACCAAGAACAGATAAAAAACTACGAGGAAATTTCAAAAATTTACGAGATAAAATACTCTTATGGCAAGGTTGAGTTAAAGCAGTTTTTAGAAGCCAAAAATAGCGAGTTAGAAGCCAAAATAGGGCTACTAAAGGCAAAATATATTCTCTTACAAGACGAGCTAAATATCTATAAAGCCATGGCTGGTAAATTTAATAGATAA
- a CDS encoding GatB/YqeY domain-containing protein, with amino-acid sequence MSIREQILADIKEAMKAKDEFKRDTLRTLNAALKQVEVDQRIEMTDEVVLPLLQKEIKKRADSVELYIKGAREDLAKKEQGEIELIKAYLPAQLSDEELKEKIKKIIEGVGRNLGAVMKMAKDEIGASAEAKRISMIAKELLA; translated from the coding sequence ATGAGTATAAGAGAGCAAATTTTAGCTGATATAAAAGAGGCTATGAAGGCAAAAGATGAGTTTAAAAGAGATACTTTAAGAACGCTAAATGCAGCACTTAAGCAGGTCGAAGTCGATCAAAGGATCGAAATGACTGATGAAGTGGTACTTCCGCTACTTCAAAAGGAGATCAAAAAGAGGGCTGACTCGGTTGAGCTTTATATAAAAGGTGCTAGAGAGGATTTGGCTAAAAAAGAGCAGGGAGAGATTGAGCTTATTAAGGCATATTTGCCAGCACAACTAAGCGATGAAGAGCTTAAAGAAAAAATAAAAAAGATTATTGAAGGAGTTGGTAGAAATTTAGGCGCTGTAATGAAAATGGCAAAAGATGAGATCGGAGCAAGTGCTGAAGCAAAACGCATAAGTATGATCGCAAAAGAGCTTTTGGCTTAA
- a CDS encoding disulfide bond formation protein DsbA: MVIAIDLGSNTFRVALVKKKQNGFSNEQIYEKIVGAARGLNESGKIADESKNRLFKAISEAKSKFDFDKFTCVAVATEAFRVASNSEEIFSEIREKFGINFHLISGEAEAKLTFLGVQNAFRKLGISKNFSIIDIGGASSEIGEDGNFMSFKFGIITFFEKFKTLDLMQENAKIYTKDAREFLNSLKNRFIVLTSGVPTTITALRLGLNYENYDPKKVSGYELKNDDLAWFVNELLKMDDKSADLAVGRNRKYPLIAGTLLLEELLSKQEVKFLVIDDGLREGVGVAYLQGKFQEIITNF, from the coding sequence TTGGTTATAGCGATCGATCTTGGTTCAAACACATTTCGCGTAGCACTTGTCAAAAAAAAACAAAATGGCTTTAGTAATGAGCAAATTTATGAAAAGATAGTAGGAGCTGCTAGAGGGCTAAATGAAAGTGGCAAGATAGCAGATGAGTCCAAAAATAGGCTCTTTAAAGCGATATCGGAGGCTAAAAGTAAATTTGACTTTGATAAATTTACATGCGTAGCAGTTGCAACTGAGGCTTTTAGGGTGGCGTCAAATAGTGAGGAAATTTTTAGCGAGATAAGAGAAAAATTTGGTATAAATTTTCATCTAATAAGCGGCGAAGCTGAAGCAAAGCTTACATTTTTGGGTGTTCAAAATGCTTTTAGAAAGCTTGGAATCAGTAAAAATTTTAGTATCATTGACATCGGTGGAGCAAGCTCAGAGATCGGTGAAGATGGAAATTTTATGAGTTTTAAATTTGGCATTATTACATTTTTTGAAAAATTTAAAACGCTTGATTTAATGCAAGAAAATGCAAAAATTTATACAAAAGATGCAAGAGAATTTTTAAATAGCTTAAAAAATAGATTTATCGTGCTGACTTCTGGCGTACCAACTACTATCACAGCGCTACGACTTGGACTTAACTATGAGAACTATGATCCGAAAAAAGTAAGCGGATATGAGCTTAAAAATGACGATCTTGCTTGGTTTGTAAATGAGCTTTTGAAGATGGATGATAAGAGTGCAGATTTGGCGGTTGGAAGAAACAGAAAGTATCCACTCATCGCTGGAACCTTGCTTTTAGAGGAGCTTTTAAGTAAGCAAGAAGTAAAATTTTTAGTTATTGACGATGGGCTTAGAGAGGGTGTTGGGGTGGCCTATCTGCAAGGAAAATTTCAAGAAATTATCACAAATTTTTAG
- a CDS encoding inorganic phosphate transporter, whose protein sequence is MLRDNLLAFVIFAICSVGFFVWGYQYIPTNNYFLFLIAGMFGLFMAFNIGGNDVANSFGTSVGAKTLTLKQALIIAAIFELSGAIFAGSEVTNTIRNEIVKFPSDLNPMKFVIIMISALLSSGLWLFYASKKGLPVSTTHSIVGGIVGAGLAMGFMIKDPEPFSMVSWGEIGRIAVSWVISPLLGGVMSYIIFGYVKSKIIEPTHELKMNLKALKAERKAYKESFIKALKTKPAEEQIATLSKIAVIDEDEIETTEYSEYRSKIRIMKDGEKEIDTFKAMKKHIPIIAGFAAMVISSMMLFKGLEHINLAFSIIQTVWIIFVIGALAYLASLAIINVMSKNDSEKSINRIFSWFQIFTASSFAFSHGANDIANAVGPFAAVLDVLKTGSINESSPIPSIAMVTFGISLVVGLWFLGKEVITTIGSKLAEILPTTGFSAELASSIVILLATKLGIPVSSTHILIGAVLGIGIVNKNANWKMVRPIILAWLITLPAAAISSAIFYFALAKFLGV, encoded by the coding sequence TTGCTTCGAGATAACTTATTGGCATTTGTTATTTTTGCAATTTGTAGCGTTGGATTTTTCGTTTGGGGCTATCAGTACATCCCGACAAATAACTACTTTTTATTCTTGATCGCCGGCATGTTTGGTCTTTTTATGGCGTTTAATATCGGCGGAAATGACGTTGCAAACAGCTTTGGCACAAGTGTTGGCGCTAAGACTCTTACGCTTAAGCAAGCTCTCATCATCGCCGCTATTTTTGAACTTAGTGGTGCGATATTTGCAGGATCAGAGGTTACAAATACGATTAGAAATGAGATCGTGAAATTTCCAAGCGACCTAAATCCGATGAAATTTGTCATCATTATGATCTCAGCCCTTCTTAGCTCAGGCCTTTGGCTATTTTACGCATCCAAAAAAGGTCTACCAGTCTCGACCACTCACTCGATCGTTGGCGGCATCGTTGGCGCGGGACTTGCTATGGGCTTTATGATAAAAGATCCAGAACCATTTAGCATGGTCTCATGGGGTGAGATTGGCAGGATTGCCGTTAGTTGGGTCATTTCGCCACTGCTTGGCGGCGTGATGTCTTACATAATATTTGGCTACGTAAAAAGTAAGATTATTGAGCCAACACATGAACTTAAAATGAATCTAAAAGCTCTAAAAGCTGAGCGAAAAGCTTATAAAGAAAGCTTCATAAAAGCACTAAAAACAAAGCCGGCCGAGGAGCAAATAGCCACTCTTTCAAAGATCGCAGTTATCGATGAGGACGAGATCGAAACAACTGAATACAGCGAGTACCGCTCAAAAATTCGCATCATGAAAGATGGTGAAAAAGAGATAGATACTTTTAAAGCTATGAAAAAGCACATCCCGATCATTGCTGGATTTGCCGCGATGGTGATCTCGTCAATGATGCTTTTTAAAGGGCTTGAGCATATAAATTTAGCCTTTAGCATCATCCAAACCGTCTGGATCATCTTCGTCATCGGTGCTCTAGCGTATCTTGCAAGCCTTGCTATTATAAACGTCATGAGCAAAAACGATAGCGAAAAGAGCATCAATAGAATTTTTTCATGGTTTCAAATTTTTACTGCCTCGTCTTTTGCGTTTTCACACGGCGCAAATGACATCGCAAATGCAGTTGGACCATTTGCAGCCGTGCTTGATGTGCTAAAGACTGGCTCTATAAACGAAAGCTCACCCATACCAAGCATCGCAATGGTAACCTTTGGAATTTCGCTTGTCGTTGGACTTTGGTTTTTAGGCAAAGAGGTGATCACCACTATCGGCTCAAAACTAGCTGAAATTTTACCTACAACTGGCTTTAGCGCCGAGCTTGCCTCAAGTATCGTCATACTTCTAGCCACAAAGCTTGGCATACCAGTTAGCTCGACGCATATCCTAATAGGCGCAGTTTTAGGTATCGGTATCGTAAATAAAAATGCAAACTGGAAAATGGTAAGACCAATCATACTAGCTTGGCTCATTACGCTTCCAGCAGCTGCTATCTCATCAGCTATATTTTATTTTGCCCTTGCTAAATTTTTAGGCGTTTAG
- a CDS encoding ATP-dependent Clp protease ATP-binding subunit — protein sequence MADITENLTAQMQETLEKGISLAIFSKNPQVVPLHIFWALLADSNSILNQVFNKMNVSKDAVELEVKSKISSLPNSSNVTKDNVSVSRELINSLENAKALMVSMGDSYIAVDTWIISALELSEIKQILSKFCDILEIKKNLESIRGGKKIDSQTGDDTLDSLEKFGIDLTQKALNKELDPVIGRDEEITRMMQILIRKSKNNPILLGEPGVGKTAIVEGLAQKIVARDVPTSLANKRVIALDMSAVVAGAKYRGEFEDRLKAVIDEVKKAGNIILFIDEIHTIVGAGASEGGMDAANILKPALARGELHAVGATTLKEYRKYFEKDAALQRRFQPIDVKEPSVNEALQILRGIKERLEVHHGITITDSALVAAARLSDRYIANRFLPDKAIDLIDEAAAELKMQIESEPYELSKIKREIVTLQVEKEALKMEDADKNKERLGEIEKEIADLNEKKLALDTKFENEKAVFGGISKATKEIDSLKSQAEIAKRNGDLQKAAEIEYGKIADAKKHKHELEEKWESMKKEGVLLKNQVDEELVAEILSKWTGISVKKMLTSEKEKYLRIEEHLRESVVGQDDALHALARAVKRNKAGLNEGQRPIGSFLFLGPTGVGKTQSAKALAKFLFDDEKALIRFDMSEYMEKHSVSRLLGAPPGYVGYDEGGQLTEAVRRRPYSVILFDEVEKAHKDVFNILLGILDDGRATDNKGVTVDFKNTIIILTSNIASNFIMELKGEDRDVAVKNELKNYFKPEFLNRLDDTIIFNPLNEQGLISIVEIMFKELEKTLHNRGIKAVLSEEAKKFIAKAGFDIVYGARPLRRALYELVEDKIADMILKDELESGDEITIDSDSEKIIIKKK from the coding sequence ATGGCTGATATAACAGAAAATTTAACAGCTCAGATGCAAGAAACTCTTGAAAAAGGTATTAGCTTAGCGATATTTTCTAAAAACCCACAAGTTGTTCCGCTTCATATTTTTTGGGCTTTACTTGCAGATAGTAATTCTATTTTAAACCAAGTGTTTAATAAAATGAATGTAAGTAAAGACGCTGTCGAGCTTGAAGTAAAAAGTAAAATTTCTTCACTTCCAAATAGCTCAAATGTCACAAAAGATAACGTTTCGGTTTCAAGAGAGCTTATAAATTCGCTTGAAAACGCAAAAGCTTTGATGGTAAGTATGGGCGATAGCTACATAGCTGTTGATACATGGATCATCTCTGCTCTTGAGCTTAGTGAGATCAAACAAATTTTAAGCAAATTTTGCGATATCTTAGAGATCAAAAAGAACCTTGAGAGCATAAGAGGCGGCAAAAAGATAGATAGCCAAACTGGTGATGATACTCTTGATAGCTTAGAGAAATTTGGTATCGATCTAACGCAAAAAGCGTTAAATAAAGAGCTTGATCCAGTCATCGGCCGTGATGAAGAGATCACTAGGATGATGCAAATTTTAATAAGAAAGAGCAAAAACAACCCTATCTTGCTTGGTGAGCCAGGCGTTGGTAAAACTGCCATCGTTGAGGGCTTGGCTCAAAAGATAGTGGCTCGTGATGTACCAACAAGCCTTGCAAACAAGCGTGTCATCGCGCTTGATATGAGCGCAGTTGTAGCTGGCGCAAAGTATAGAGGCGAGTTTGAAGATAGGCTAAAAGCTGTCATTGACGAGGTTAAAAAAGCTGGCAATATCATACTTTTTATAGATGAAATTCACACCATCGTTGGAGCTGGTGCGAGCGAGGGCGGAATGGACGCTGCAAATATCCTAAAACCAGCTCTTGCACGTGGTGAGCTTCACGCTGTTGGTGCTACGACATTAAAAGAGTATAGAAAATACTTTGAAAAAGATGCAGCACTTCAAAGGCGTTTTCAACCAATAGACGTTAAAGAGCCAAGTGTAAATGAGGCGCTTCAAATTTTACGTGGTATAAAAGAGCGTCTTGAAGTTCACCATGGTATCACGATAACAGATAGTGCACTAGTTGCCGCTGCAAGGCTAAGTGACCGCTACATCGCAAACCGCTTCTTGCCAGATAAGGCGATAGATCTTATAGATGAGGCAGCAGCTGAGCTTAAGATGCAAATAGAAAGCGAACCATATGAGCTTTCAAAGATAAAACGCGAGATCGTAACGCTTCAAGTAGAAAAAGAAGCTCTAAAGATGGAGGATGCGGATAAAAATAAAGAAAGACTTGGCGAGATCGAAAAAGAGATAGCTGACCTAAACGAGAAAAAGCTAGCGCTTGATACTAAATTTGAAAACGAAAAGGCCGTTTTTGGCGGAATTTCAAAAGCAACAAAAGAGATCGATAGCCTAAAATCACAAGCTGAAATAGCAAAAAGAAATGGTGATCTTCAAAAGGCTGCCGAGATAGAATACGGCAAGATAGCTGACGCTAAAAAGCACAAACACGAGCTTGAAGAAAAATGGGAGAGCATGAAAAAAGAGGGTGTGCTTCTTAAAAATCAAGTCGATGAAGAGCTTGTAGCTGAAATTTTGAGCAAATGGACTGGAATTTCAGTCAAGAAGATGCTAACAAGCGAAAAAGAGAAGTATCTGCGCATCGAAGAGCATCTAAGAGAGAGCGTTGTCGGTCAAGATGACGCACTACACGCACTCGCACGTGCTGTTAAGAGAAACAAAGCTGGACTAAATGAGGGTCAAAGACCGATTGGTTCGTTTTTATTTCTTGGTCCAACAGGGGTTGGTAAAACTCAGTCTGCTAAGGCTTTGGCTAAATTTTTATTTGATGATGAAAAGGCGCTCATCCGCTTTGATATGAGCGAATATATGGAAAAACATAGCGTGAGCAGGCTTCTTGGTGCGCCTCCAGGATATGTAGGCTACGATGAAGGCGGTCAGCTAACAGAAGCAGTTCGCAGAAGACCTTACTCGGTCATACTTTTTGACGAGGTTGAAAAGGCTCACAAAGATGTATTTAACATACTTTTGGGAATTTTAGATGACGGGCGTGCGACTGATAACAAAGGCGTAACGGTTGATTTTAAAAACACTATCATTATTTTAACTTCAAACATCGCTTCAAATTTTATAATGGAGCTAAAGGGCGAAGACCGCGATGTAGCTGTTAAAAATGAGCTTAAAAACTACTTTAAACCTGAGTTTTTAAATAGGCTTGATGATACCATCATCTTTAATCCTCTAAATGAGCAAGGCTTAATATCTATCGTAGAGATCATGTTTAAAGAGCTTGAAAAAACTCTTCACAACCGCGGTATCAAGGCAGTTTTAAGCGAAGAGGCTAAGAAATTTATTGCAAAAGCTGGCTTTGACATAGTTTATGGCGCAAGACCTCTTAGAAGAGCGCTTTATGAGCTAGTTGAAGACAAGATCGCTGATATGATCTTAAAAGATGAGCTTGAAAGTGGCGATGAGATCACCATTGATAGCGATAGCGAGAAGATCATTATTAAGAAAAAATAA
- a CDS encoding S41 family peptidase: MGEILNKFSRFFALKITGALLISSVAVNALFAKSEDEASAKLEALSKLTKTISTVEKYYVDDIKFKEIIDKAIAGLMQNLDAHSSFLNEKAYKDMQVQTSGEFGGLGITVGMKDSALTVISPIEDTPADKAGIKSGDIILRIDGNSTIGTTIDEAVNKMRGKPKTPITITILRKGEQKPFDVKIIRDLIKVESVYAKMIENDNILYVRVTNFDKNVVTKVKEAIKEYPKASGIILDLRNNPGGLLNQAVDLVDLFVDNGVIVSQKGRDASENVEYKASASKTLSKLPLVALVNGGSASASEIVSGSLQDHKRAVIIGENTFGKGSVQVILPIDDTEALRLTIARYYLPSGRTIQAVGVTPDVVVHPGKVPQSDDSAFSIKESELKAHLKSELNKINPTSEGNKTEAKDDKKIIAQKKVDEDIQLKTAIDTIKILKIKQ, encoded by the coding sequence ATAGGAGAAATTTTGAATAAATTTAGTAGATTTTTTGCACTAAAAATTACAGGTGCTTTGCTTATCTCAAGCGTAGCAGTGAATGCACTTTTTGCAAAGAGTGAAGACGAAGCAAGTGCGAAGCTTGAAGCACTTTCAAAGCTTACAAAAACAATTTCAACCGTTGAAAAATACTATGTTGATGATATTAAATTTAAAGAGATCATCGATAAAGCCATTGCTGGTTTAATGCAAAATTTAGATGCCCACTCAAGTTTTTTAAATGAAAAAGCCTACAAAGATATGCAGGTGCAAACAAGTGGAGAATTTGGTGGCCTTGGCATAACAGTTGGCATGAAAGATAGCGCACTAACCGTTATCTCACCGATAGAAGATACCCCAGCTGATAAAGCAGGTATAAAATCAGGCGACATTATCTTAAGGATAGATGGGAACTCAACTATCGGTACAACGATAGATGAAGCTGTAAATAAAATGCGCGGCAAGCCAAAAACTCCAATAACTATCACAATTTTGCGAAAAGGTGAGCAAAAACCATTTGATGTAAAGATTATAAGAGATCTAATAAAGGTTGAGTCTGTCTATGCAAAAATGATAGAAAATGACAACATTCTTTACGTGCGTGTTACAAATTTTGACAAAAATGTTGTTACAAAGGTAAAAGAAGCAATCAAAGAATATCCAAAAGCAAGTGGCATCATACTCGATCTTAGAAACAACCCTGGCGGACTTTTAAATCAAGCTGTTGATCTAGTGGATCTTTTCGTAGATAATGGCGTCATCGTCTCTCAAAAAGGTCGTGACGCATCTGAAAATGTAGAGTATAAAGCAAGTGCTAGTAAAACTCTTTCAAAACTACCACTTGTTGCACTAGTAAATGGTGGAAGTGCTAGTGCTAGCGAGATCGTAAGTGGCTCACTTCAAGATCATAAACGTGCTGTAATAATCGGTGAAAATACCTTTGGAAAAGGAAGCGTTCAAGTAATCCTACCAATAGACGATACCGAAGCATTAAGGCTAACCATCGCAAGATATTACTTACCAAGTGGCAGAACTATCCAAGCAGTTGGCGTAACACCTGATGTAGTCGTGCATCCTGGTAAAGTGCCACAAAGCGACGATAGTGCGTTTAGCATCAAAGAAAGTGAGCTAAAAGCACATCTAAAAAGCGAGCTAAACAAGATAAATCCTACAAGTGAGGGCAATAAAACTGAAGCAAAAGATGATAAAAAGATAATCGCACAAAAAAAAGTTGATGAAGATATTCAATTAAAAACGGCAATTGACACGATCAAAATTTTAAAAATAAAACAATAA
- the purC gene encoding phosphoribosylaminoimidazolesuccinocarboxamide synthase, translating to MQKRELIYEGKGKKMYATDDANLLVAEFKDDLTAFDAQKRGNEAGKGALNNKISTQLFKLLESKGIVTDLVETISDTEQVVKKCEIIPLEVVVRNIATGSLSKRLGIKEGTVLPFTLVEFYYKNDDLHDPLVTDEHCIIMGLVKSEKDLQTLRHTAREINSILFKFFAERNLKLVDFKVEFGIDKDGNIILADEISPDSCRFWDATTNEKLDKDRFRQDLGSVKVAYEEVLRRILS from the coding sequence ATGCAAAAAAGAGAGCTTATTTACGAGGGAAAAGGTAAAAAAATGTATGCCACAGACGATGCAAATCTGCTTGTGGCTGAATTTAAAGACGATCTAACAGCATTTGATGCTCAAAAAAGAGGCAACGAAGCTGGTAAAGGCGCGTTAAATAATAAAATTTCAACACAGCTTTTTAAGCTTTTGGAGAGTAAAGGCATCGTGACTGACTTAGTTGAGACTATCAGCGACACTGAGCAAGTAGTCAAAAAATGCGAGATTATTCCTCTTGAAGTTGTTGTTAGAAACATTGCAACTGGCTCACTTAGCAAAAGACTTGGCATAAAAGAAGGCACAGTTTTACCTTTTACTCTTGTTGAGTTTTACTACAAAAATGATGATTTGCACGATCCATTAGTAACCGATGAGCACTGCATCATCATGGGTCTAGTAAAAAGCGAAAAAGATCTTCAAACTCTAAGACACACAGCAAGAGAGATCAACTCTATCTTATTTAAATTCTTTGCAGAGAGAAATTTAAAACTAGTTGATTTCAAAGTCGAATTTGGTATCGACAAAGACGGCAACATCATATTAGCTGACGAGATAAGCCCTGATAGTTGCAGATTTTGGGATGCAACAACAAACGAAAAACTTGACAAAGATAGATTTAGACAAGACCTTGGTAGCGTAAAAGTAGCTTACGAAGAAGTTTTAAGAAGAATTCTTTCTTAA
- the purS gene encoding phosphoribosylformylglycinamidine synthase subunit PurS: MKAVVNIALRSGVLDPAGKAVEHALNSLGFSGVSNVRIGKQIVLDIDESDKNKAKEQLKVMCEELLANTVIEDYEIML, translated from the coding sequence ATGAAAGCTGTCGTAAATATAGCATTAAGAAGTGGGGTCTTAGACCCTGCTGGTAAGGCAGTGGAGCATGCGCTAAATTCGCTTGGATTTAGCGGTGTTTCAAATGTCAGGATAGGCAAACAAATCGTTTTAGACATCGATGAGAGCGATAAAAACAAAGCAAAAGAGCAGCTAAAAGTGATGTGTGAAGAGCTTCTAGCAAACACCGTCATCGAAGACTACGAGATCATGCTATGA
- the purQ gene encoding phosphoribosylformylglycinamidine synthase I → MKVVIILFPGTNCEEDTAHAFKLLGCQTQIIWHKEDKIDADLVVLPGGFSYGDYLRTAAIAKFSPAMQAVKEHAKKGGYILGICNGFQMLLELGLLKGAMRRNENLNFVSKYHHLKVISNNNKFLVNLAKNEVVNIPIAHGEGNYYTDENTLKSLYDNDQVLLKYCDAKGNEINPNGSVDNIAGICDEGKRIFGLMPHPERACEKILGTDDGMKMLKGLVW, encoded by the coding sequence ATGAAAGTAGTGATCATACTTTTTCCCGGCACAAACTGCGAAGAAGACACAGCTCACGCATTTAAATTACTTGGATGCCAAACACAGATCATTTGGCACAAAGAAGATAAGATTGATGCTGATCTAGTCGTACTTCCAGGCGGTTTTAGCTATGGAGATTATCTAAGAACAGCTGCGATAGCTAAATTTAGCCCAGCGATGCAGGCTGTAAAAGAGCATGCAAAAAAAGGCGGCTATATCTTAGGAATTTGCAATGGTTTTCAGATGCTGCTTGAGCTTGGGCTCTTAAAGGGTGCAATGAGAAGAAATGAAAATTTAAATTTCGTTTCAAAATATCACCACCTAAAGGTAATCTCAAATAACAATAAATTCTTAGTAAATTTAGCCAAAAACGAAGTAGTAAATATCCCTATCGCTCATGGCGAGGGCAACTATTATACTGATGAAAACACTCTAAAAAGCCTTTACGACAACGATCAAGTACTACTAAAATACTGTGATGCTAAAGGCAACGAAATAAATCCTAATGGCTCGGTCGACAATATAGCTGGAATCTGCGATGAAGGCAAAAGAATATTTGGCCTCATGCCTCATCCTGAGCGTGCTTGTGAGAAAATTTTAGGTACAGATGATGGTATGAAGATGCTAAAAGGTCTAGTTTGGTAA